A region of Necator americanus strain Aroian chromosome I, whole genome shotgun sequence DNA encodes the following proteins:
- a CDS encoding hypothetical protein (NECATOR_CHRI.G2705.T6) yields MRTSTAAWQLVPVWMHCISIVAAVLGVIPTEEECVEKLIELLFRCDSSFNSLFAVTVQLFHRTWREMHASQDEHEKVANVVHEQLRRAANNRPANLTTLEELLLSLPYWKMKELWKRELIEKENNQLSSEVVGELRNLLKPSIEQLVRTNRKNALRQGFTFRRQVKGKTPHKGEDQYCFWKLDASDLLCLTDTDVDPYVEGVSHVGNVRKIAVKDIASVERIEDMTGRKSGAHSMRCIRIVLHDGSSISGATFSDRVLSAWLDGLMDLTGSTSLSHDAMSTADRLLNIELRLRLMDVPNPQTATEIPPLPADFNWVKPLFTQDLKLWVFDLEISTDVSLLKLYSINRNKKQREFFGCFLRILMVFGEVGLQEVVELLEKSGTFFIGRKLGRCLYMKIGPSLFVNTTRNLEAEVGICGQKP; encoded by the exons ATGCGCACCAGCACAGCCGCTTGGCAGTTGGTCCCCGTCTGGATGCACTGTATCTCCATCGTCGCTGCCGTTCTCGGAGTTATTCCTACCG AAGAAGAATGTGTGGAAAAGTTGATCGAGCTATTATTTCGCTGCGACTCATCTTTCAACTCCCTTTTTGCTGTCACAGTACAGCTTTTCCATCGTACCTGGCGGGAGATGCACGCATCGCAGGATGAGCAtgaaaag GTTGCCAACGTTGTTCATGAACAACTACGACGTGCTGCTAACAATCGACCAGCCAACCTGACTACACTTGAGGAACTTCTGCTTTCCCTTCCTTATTGGAAAATGAAGGAGCTGTGGAAACGGGAGCtaatagagaaagaaaataatcagcTGAGCAGCGAAGTGGTTGG TGAACTTCGGAACCTTCTCAAGCCATCCATTGAGCAGTTGGTTAGAACCAATAGAAAAAATGCGTTAAGGCAAGGATTCACGTTTAGACGTCAGGTGAAGGGTAAAACTCCCCATAAAGGCGAAG ATCAGTACTGTTTTTGGAAGTTGGATGCATCTGATTTGCTCTGTCTGACCGACACCGATGTTGATCCATATGTTGAAGGAGTGTCTCACGTTGGAAACGTTCGTAAAA TTGCGGTCAAAGACATTGCATCGGTGGAACGCATCGAGGATATGACGGGGCGGAAAAGTGGAGCGCATTCGATGCGATGTATTCGAATTGTGCTTCACGACGGAAGTTCTATAAGTGGAGCAACATTTTCCGATAGAGTTCTTTCTGCTTGGTTGGATGGACTCATGGATCTCACTGGTAGCACATCATTGAG TCACGACGCGATGTCAACGGCAGATCGTTTACTCAACATTGAACTACGGCTAAGGCTGATGGATGTCCCAAATCCACAAACAGCTACGGAAATTCCTCCGCTGCCCGCAGATTTTAATTGGGTGAAGCCGCTCTTTACGCAAGATTTGA AGCTGTGGGTTTTCGACCTTGAAATTTCAACTGACGTATCTCTACTTAAACTTTACTCCATTAATCGAAATAAGAAGCAAAG AGAATTCTTCGGATGCTTTTTGAGAATCCTTATGGTATTTGGAGAAGTGGGACTGCAAGAGGTTGTTGAGCtgttggaaaaaagtggtacATTTTTCATCGG ACGTAAACTTGGACGTTGTTTGTATATGAAGATTGGACCTTCTCTGTTCGTGAATACTACTCGGAATCTTG
- a CDS encoding hypothetical protein (NECATOR_CHRI.G2705.T5) has product MRTSTAAWQLVPVWMHCISIVAAVLGVIPTEEECVEKLIELLFRCDSSFNSLFAVTVQLFHRTWREMHASQDEHEKVANVVHEQLRRAANNRPANLTTLEELLLSLPYWKMKELWKRELIEKENNQLSSEVVGELRNLLKPSIEQLVRTNRKNALRQGFTFRRQVKGKTPHKGEDQYCFWKLDASDLLCLTDTDVDPYVEGVSHVGNVRKIAVKDIASVERIEDMTGRKSGAHSMRCIRIVLHDGSSISGATFSDRVLSAWLDGLMDLTGSTSLSHDAMSTADRLLNIELRLRLMDVPNPQTATEIPPLPADFNWVKPLFTQDLKLWVFDLEISTDVSLLKLYSINRNKKQREFFGCFLRILMVFGEVGLQEVVELLEKSEAEVGICGQKP; this is encoded by the exons ATGCGCACCAGCACAGCCGCTTGGCAGTTGGTCCCCGTCTGGATGCACTGTATCTCCATCGTCGCTGCCGTTCTCGGAGTTATTCCTACCG AAGAAGAATGTGTGGAAAAGTTGATCGAGCTATTATTTCGCTGCGACTCATCTTTCAACTCCCTTTTTGCTGTCACAGTACAGCTTTTCCATCGTACCTGGCGGGAGATGCACGCATCGCAGGATGAGCAtgaaaag GTTGCCAACGTTGTTCATGAACAACTACGACGTGCTGCTAACAATCGACCAGCCAACCTGACTACACTTGAGGAACTTCTGCTTTCCCTTCCTTATTGGAAAATGAAGGAGCTGTGGAAACGGGAGCtaatagagaaagaaaataatcagcTGAGCAGCGAAGTGGTTGG TGAACTTCGGAACCTTCTCAAGCCATCCATTGAGCAGTTGGTTAGAACCAATAGAAAAAATGCGTTAAGGCAAGGATTCACGTTTAGACGTCAGGTGAAGGGTAAAACTCCCCATAAAGGCGAAG ATCAGTACTGTTTTTGGAAGTTGGATGCATCTGATTTGCTCTGTCTGACCGACACCGATGTTGATCCATATGTTGAAGGAGTGTCTCACGTTGGAAACGTTCGTAAAA TTGCGGTCAAAGACATTGCATCGGTGGAACGCATCGAGGATATGACGGGGCGGAAAAGTGGAGCGCATTCGATGCGATGTATTCGAATTGTGCTTCACGACGGAAGTTCTATAAGTGGAGCAACATTTTCCGATAGAGTTCTTTCTGCTTGGTTGGATGGACTCATGGATCTCACTGGTAGCACATCATTGAG TCACGACGCGATGTCAACGGCAGATCGTTTACTCAACATTGAACTACGGCTAAGGCTGATGGATGTCCCAAATCCACAAACAGCTACGGAAATTCCTCCGCTGCCCGCAGATTTTAATTGGGTGAAGCCGCTCTTTACGCAAGATTTGA AGCTGTGGGTTTTCGACCTTGAAATTTCAACTGACGTATCTCTACTTAAACTTTACTCCATTAATCGAAATAAGAAGCAAAG AGAATTCTTCGGATGCTTTTTGAGAATCCTTATGGTATTTGGAGAAGTGGGACTGCAAGAGGTTGTTGAGCtgttggaaaaaagtg
- a CDS encoding hypothetical protein (NECATOR_CHRI.G2705.T1), which produces MRTSTAAWQLVPVWMHCISIVAAVLGVIPTEEECVEKLIELLFRCDSSFNSLFAVTVQLFHRTWREMHASQDEHEKVANVVHEQLRRAANNRPANLTTLEELLLSLPYWKMKELWKRELIEKENNQLSSEVVGELRNLLKPSIEQLVRTNRKNALRQGFTFRRQVKGKTPHKGEDQYCFWKLDASDLLCLTDTDVDPYVEGVSHVGNVRKIAVKDIASVERIEDMTGRKSGAHSMRCIRIVLHDGSSISGATFSDRVLSAWLDGLMDLTGSTSLSHDAMSTADRLLNIELRLRLMDVPNPQTATEIPPLPADFNWVKPLFTQDLSA; this is translated from the exons ATGCGCACCAGCACAGCCGCTTGGCAGTTGGTCCCCGTCTGGATGCACTGTATCTCCATCGTCGCTGCCGTTCTCGGAGTTATTCCTACCG AAGAAGAATGTGTGGAAAAGTTGATCGAGCTATTATTTCGCTGCGACTCATCTTTCAACTCCCTTTTTGCTGTCACAGTACAGCTTTTCCATCGTACCTGGCGGGAGATGCACGCATCGCAGGATGAGCAtgaaaag GTTGCCAACGTTGTTCATGAACAACTACGACGTGCTGCTAACAATCGACCAGCCAACCTGACTACACTTGAGGAACTTCTGCTTTCCCTTCCTTATTGGAAAATGAAGGAGCTGTGGAAACGGGAGCtaatagagaaagaaaataatcagcTGAGCAGCGAAGTGGTTGG TGAACTTCGGAACCTTCTCAAGCCATCCATTGAGCAGTTGGTTAGAACCAATAGAAAAAATGCGTTAAGGCAAGGATTCACGTTTAGACGTCAGGTGAAGGGTAAAACTCCCCATAAAGGCGAAG ATCAGTACTGTTTTTGGAAGTTGGATGCATCTGATTTGCTCTGTCTGACCGACACCGATGTTGATCCATATGTTGAAGGAGTGTCTCACGTTGGAAACGTTCGTAAAA TTGCGGTCAAAGACATTGCATCGGTGGAACGCATCGAGGATATGACGGGGCGGAAAAGTGGAGCGCATTCGATGCGATGTATTCGAATTGTGCTTCACGACGGAAGTTCTATAAGTGGAGCAACATTTTCCGATAGAGTTCTTTCTGCTTGGTTGGATGGACTCATGGATCTCACTGGTAGCACATCATTGAG TCACGACGCGATGTCAACGGCAGATCGTTTACTCAACATTGAACTACGGCTAAGGCTGATGGATGTCCCAAATCCACAAACAGCTACGGAAATTCCTCCGCTGCCCGCAGATTTTAATTGGGTGAAGCCGCTCTTTACGCAAGATTTGAGTGCGTGA
- a CDS encoding hypothetical protein (NECATOR_CHRI.G2706.T1) — MLWTMREKTITFHCIGTRILVRQQATDMAAVRDDIPKEDQADKKPQDDEKPKIDPAKDENRVEANADKNGTGEKAEAKRTPVEGENEEKKKVKDKPKEKDVHVLGKNADGREKQRTIVFKVPSERKPVWSDIKIQNPTSDRKTFKVKCTSAEYFRVQPPFGFIKPMDTARIRVWFQNRNGVPTDGRRHYFAVYFMSAPDGKKTIKDLWHKNARQEGICRINAVFERIGDHSPEARSADCKTSKEPDK, encoded by the exons ATGTTATGGACTATGCGAGAAAAAACAATTACCTTTCATTGCATAGGTACAAGAATTCTCGTGCGGCAGCAG GCAACTGATATGGCCGCGGTCCGCGACGACATTCCTAAAGAAGATCAAGCAGATAAGAAGCCTCAAGATGACGAGAAACCCAAAATTGACCCGGCAAAGGATGAAAACCGCGTTGAAGCCAATGCTGACAAAAATGGGACAGGTGAAAAAGCGGAAGCAAAAAGGACGCCAGTAGAAGGTGAAaacgaggagaaaaagaaagtaaaggataaaccAAAGGAGAAGGACGTACATGTACTTGGCAAGAATGC TGATGgtagagaaaaacaaagaaccaTAGTCTTCAAAGTTCCATCAGAGAGAAAACCCGTCTGGAGTGAcattaaaatacaaaatcCCACCAGCGATCGTAAAACATTCAAA GTAAAATGCACTTCAGCCGAATATTTCCGCGTACAGCCTCCGTTTGGCTTCATCAAACCTATGGACACGGCGAGGATTCGAGTCTGGTTCCAG AACAGGAACGGAGTTCCAACAGATGGAAGAAGACACTATTTTGCCGTGTATTTTATGTCAGCGCCAGACGGAAAGAAAACGATCAAAGATTTATGGCACAAAAACGCAAGGCAGGAGG GTATCTGTCGCATAAATGCTGTCTTCGAAAGAATTGGAGACCACTCTCCAGAAGCTAGATCTGCTGATtgcaaaacttcaaaagaacCAGATAAATAG
- a CDS encoding hypothetical protein (NECATOR_CHRI.G2706.T2): protein MREKTITFHCIGTRILVRQQATDMAAVRDDIPKEDQADKKPQDDEKPKIDPAKDENRVEANADKNGTGEKAEAKRTPVEGENEEKKKVKDKPKEKDVHVLGKNADGREKQRTIVFKVPSERKPVWSDIKIQNPTSDRKTFKVKCTSAEYFRVQPPFGFIKPMDTARIRVWFQNRNGVPTDGRRHYFAVYFMSAPDGKKTIKDLWHKNARQEGICRINAVFERIGDHSPEARSADCKTSKEPDK, encoded by the exons ATGCGAGAAAAAACAATTACCTTTCATTGCATAGGTACAAGAATTCTCGTGCGGCAGCAG GCAACTGATATGGCCGCGGTCCGCGACGACATTCCTAAAGAAGATCAAGCAGATAAGAAGCCTCAAGATGACGAGAAACCCAAAATTGACCCGGCAAAGGATGAAAACCGCGTTGAAGCCAATGCTGACAAAAATGGGACAGGTGAAAAAGCGGAAGCAAAAAGGACGCCAGTAGAAGGTGAAaacgaggagaaaaagaaagtaaaggataaaccAAAGGAGAAGGACGTACATGTACTTGGCAAGAATGC TGATGgtagagaaaaacaaagaaccaTAGTCTTCAAAGTTCCATCAGAGAGAAAACCCGTCTGGAGTGAcattaaaatacaaaatcCCACCAGCGATCGTAAAACATTCAAA GTAAAATGCACTTCAGCCGAATATTTCCGCGTACAGCCTCCGTTTGGCTTCATCAAACCTATGGACACGGCGAGGATTCGAGTCTGGTTCCAG AACAGGAACGGAGTTCCAACAGATGGAAGAAGACACTATTTTGCCGTGTATTTTATGTCAGCGCCAGACGGAAAGAAAACGATCAAAGATTTATGGCACAAAAACGCAAGGCAGGAGG GTATCTGTCGCATAAATGCTGTCTTCGAAAGAATTGGAGACCACTCTCCAGAAGCTAGATCTGCTGATtgcaaaacttcaaaagaacCAGATAAATAG